The Neisseria subflava genomic interval GTAAACTTGCCAGCCGTTACGAACTCGATCCCTTAGGCCGTCTGAAAAGGCAAATTGCCGCACTCAACGAGCTGACGCAGACCGAGACAGCGAAAAACGCAGTAACATCGGCTTATGCCGTCAAACGCAGCTACGGCTACGACCGTACCGGCAACCTGACCCACAGTACCGACCAACGGACGGGGACGACGCAGTTCGAGTACGACAAACTAGGCCGGATTACCCAAGCCGGCAGCGAACTGTTCGCCTTCGACCCTGCGCACAATATCCTGTCCGATAACAATAGCCCTACCATCACCGACAACCGCCTGAAAACCTACAACGGCAACAGCTATTACTACGACCACTTCGGCAACCTGATCCACCGCGAACTGGCCGACGGCGAAGTACAAAACTACTTCTACGATCTGCATGACCAACTGGTTAAAGCGGAAATCTTTAAAAAAGACGGTACGAAAGAAACGTGGTCCTACACCTACGACGCTTTAGGCAGAAGGATAGGCAAAGGTCGTCTGAAAGACGAAGAAGTTTCAGACGGCCTCGAAGAGGAAACCGGATTCGTTTGGGACGGCAGCCATTTACTGCAAGAAGTCCATCCGGACGGCAGGTATACCTATATCTACACCGACCCCGACAGCTACGGACCTTTGGCACAGGTACACAACCGGACCAACGAAGAAGGCGAAAGCAAACAGGAAACCCACTACTTCCACTGCGACCAAATCGGCATTCCAAGAGAGATGACCGATAAAGACGGCAACCTGGTTTGGTTCGGGGATTATTACGGTTGGGGCAAACTGAAGAGTGAAACGAACGTAACGGGAACGGCGCACCAACCCTTCCGATTGCAAAACCAATACGCCGACCTCGAAACGGGGCTGCATTATAACTTCTTCAGGTATTG includes:
- a CDS encoding RHS domain-containing protein — protein: MAQLGGQPVAKKDAAPLSDGLDSQTPLRITEFKRDVLGRLIHTLARDNDKVQETVYQYDFDGNLVRAANSQSITCFDYNGNGQLIGQHQWKVPSKEENARNGLPETDWRDAQYDMLYLPVTESIRYHYDFNGNRTATVLPDGRQINYLYYGSGHLHQISLDDEVISDIERDRLHREIYRTQGKLASRYELDPLGRLKRQIAALNELTQTETAKNAVTSAYAVKRSYGYDRTGNLTHSTDQRTGTTQFEYDKLGRITQAGSELFAFDPAHNILSDNNSPTITDNRLKTYNGNSYYYDHFGNLIHRELADGEVQNYFYDLHDQLVKAEIFKKDGTKETWSYTYDALGRRIGKGRLKDEEVSDGLEEETGFVWDGSHLLQEVHPDGRYTYIYTDPDSYGPLAQVHNRTNEEGESKQETHYFHCDQIGIPREMTDKDGNLVWFGDYYGWGKLKSETNVTGTAHQPFRLQNQYADLETGLHYNFFRYCSIGCQSIT